The uncultured Campylobacter sp. DNA segment GCAAGCTGCGTAAACGCCGCAGTCTACGAGATTGACCCGGCGCACAGCAACGTAGGCTTTAAAATCAAACACCTAAGCATATCAAAAGTAAGCGGAAATTTCGGCAAATTTAACGCCGTAATCGACTACGACAAAAGCGCTAAGGAGCTAAAAGTGCTCGAGGCCACCATCGAGACAGCCTCGGTAAATACGCAAAACGACAAGCGTGACGAGCATCTGCGAAGTGCCGATTTTTTCGATGCGGCGAAATTCGACAAAATCACCTACAAAATGGTCAAATTTGAAAAAGAAAGCGACACCGAAGGCAAGGTCGTCGGCACCCTCACGATGCGCGGCATCACTAAGCCCGTGGTGCTAAAATTCGAGCTTGGCGGCTTTACCGCAGGCGATAACGGCAAGGAAAAAATCGGCTTTAGCCTAGAAGGCAACACGAAACGCAAGCTCTTTGAGATCGGGCTAGATACCCCTGAAATCACGCTATCTGACAAGGTTGAGCTAGAGATAGAAGCCGAAGCAAAAGAAAAATAATCCCCAAAAATAAGACTAAAGCCTTTTTCGGGCTTTAGTTTGTTAAATTTTAGTTTAGCCTAGGTTTTTTGCAAATTCGGTCGCGCATTACGACTCGGCGCAAAATCCGCACGGCAAAAACTCAAACTAAAATTTGTTTTTACCGTCGCAAATTTTACTTATTTACTAGATATTTGAAAATCCGCAAAACTGCCGTACCGAAAGGCAAATTAGCGGCAAAATACAAAGCATCCGCTCAGGCTCGCTAACCATGCCGAGCAAACAAAAAGCCCAGGCCGGCAAACCTATAAATTTGCCGACACAGCCGTATCAAGGCGTAAATTTACCCCTTACGCCCTAGCAAATATAGCCTCAAAGCCTGCTCTGCGGTCATTTTGAGATTGCGCGTCGCGGTTTGCTTATCCATCGCCTCTTCTAGGCTCACTGGCTCGTTTAATACGCTAAAAAACGCATCGATGCCGTTTTCGTTACAGCCGCCCGCGCACGGCGACACGCTGCCCGCTAGCGCGATGACGGGTTTGCCGTATTTTTTGGTAATCTTCGCCACTCCGGTCGGGGTCTTGCCCATCGAGCTTTGAAAGTCCAGTCGTCCCTCGCCGGTGATGACTAGATCGGCGTTTTTCACGTCATCTTCGAGGCGGATTTCCTCCATGATGATGTCGATGCCGGGCTTTAGTTTGGCGTTTAAGTAGCTCACAAACCCGTACCCTAGCCCGCCTGCCGCGCCCGCGCCCTTGAAGTTCCAAAATTCGCTCGAAAAGTGCTCGCTCGTCGCGCTCGCAAAGCTTATAAGACCGGCGTCTAGATCCTTTACCATCTGCTCGTCCGCGCCCTTTTGCGGGCCGTAGACGTAGGCCGCGCCGTTTTTGCCAAAGAGCGGATTATCCACGTCGCAAGCTACGAGAAATTCGCACTCTTTGAGCTCGGGCACTACGTTTTTGTTTGAAATTTTGGTGATTTTTATGAGGTTTTCGCCTTTACCCTCGAGCAACTCGCCGTTTTCATCAAAAAACTCGTATCCCAGCGCGCTTAGCATGCCCGTGCCCGCGTCGTTCGTCGCGCTGCCGCCGATACCGACGATAAATTTACGCGCGCCCTTGCTAATAGCATGCAAAATCATCTGCCCAAAGCCGTAAGTGCTCGTTTTCATCGGGTTTCGGCGCTCTTTTTCCACTAGCATGAGTCCGCTAGAAGACGCCATCTCGAGGATGCCAAGTTCGCCCGCTAGCGCGTATCTAGCGGGGATCTTTTCGCCGAGAGGATTTTGCACGATGACGTCGATAAACTCGCCATCTAGCGCGTCCGCCAAGGCCTCCACGCTACCCTCACCGCCGTCCGCGATGGGCTTAACCGTCACCTCATCTATCTCGCCGGCCAAGGCTTCGATGCCCTCTTTTACGGCGTTGCCGGCCTCGAGGGAGCTAAGGGAGCCTTTGAAAGAGTCGATTGCTATTAGAATTTTCATCTATTTTCCTTTTTTATTAGCGGCTCGTCTTTTTCCTTTATACTTTGTTAGAAATTTCTCCGAAGCTCGGTTACATGCTATATGTATGCGCCCTCGCTCGGCTCATTTCCGCCTCGTCTAAAGAAAAAATACTTCGCCTTAAATTTTACGGTCTGATTTTATCAAATTTAGTTTTAAATTGTGACGCTTATAAATGCCAAATTTGGCGAATTTAGCTTTATTGCAAATTTAAAAAACGTGCGGCGCATTAGCGCTATCGCACCCCTCGA contains these protein-coding regions:
- a CDS encoding YceI family protein — encoded protein: MKKLIKFSLAAALAASCVNAAVYEIDPAHSNVGFKIKHLSISKVSGNFGKFNAVIDYDKSAKELKVLEATIETASVNTQNDKRDEHLRSADFFDAAKFDKITYKMVKFEKESDTEGKVVGTLTMRGITKPVVLKFELGGFTAGDNGKEKIGFSLEGNTKRKLFEIGLDTPEITLSDKVELEIEAEAKEK
- a CDS encoding glycerate kinase; amino-acid sequence: MKILIAIDSFKGSLSSLEAGNAVKEGIEALAGEIDEVTVKPIADGGEGSVEALADALDGEFIDVIVQNPLGEKIPARYALAGELGILEMASSSGLMLVEKERRNPMKTSTYGFGQMILHAISKGARKFIVGIGGSATNDAGTGMLSALGYEFFDENGELLEGKGENLIKITKISNKNVVPELKECEFLVACDVDNPLFGKNGAAYVYGPQKGADEQMVKDLDAGLISFASATSEHFSSEFWNFKGAGAAGGLGYGFVSYLNAKLKPGIDIIMEEIRLEDDVKNADLVITGEGRLDFQSSMGKTPTGVAKITKKYGKPVIALAGSVSPCAGGCNENGIDAFFSVLNEPVSLEEAMDKQTATRNLKMTAEQALRLYLLGRKG